AGGCATACTCATCCGAATCAGGAGCACTGATGATACAAAATACATACCCTGTAAATTAAAAACGATACAGTAGCAATTGTTTCACAACTGGCCATGTGGCTAAGACAGGTCTGCACACGAAGACTTTATTATCTCCATATGTACGCACACAAATGTGTACAGACACATAAATGTATACAGGTGGTATATGTATGGTTCTGCATACTCACCATGATCTGTGCTAAAAGCAGTACAATAACATTGGAGGACTTGCTGCTAGAAATGGCATAGAAgaactagaaagaaaagaaagtactgGAAATAAGTAATTCAACAGTGATGCCTTAGGATATCATGAAAGCAGCATGCCATTcagtagtttgttttttttttaaaaaaaaaagaaacaggcgTGTTTTTTGGAGAGGTGCCTGTACCTACTTTCAGAAACCTGCATTCTTAAACATGAATCTCCTAAGCCAGTGGCAGGCACCACATGATAGAAGtcatataaagatatatatttaagcTTAGGCACCAAAAGTCAGGCCAACATGATTAGTCACATGTCTCTTGAGTTAATGCCTTCCCCACTTGACAAAAAAGAACTAGCGATTCAAATTAGGCAACCTAAATCCTTTTAATCACCATCTCATCAACTTTACTAATATACCTTGGCTATAGCATCATTTTGAACCCATGCTTACATTTAACATCACATTGAACATCTACATTTCTTCCTgagaacaacaataaaaactgaGTGGGGAAATACAGTGCAGGAgatgtttttcctcccttcctccctctgcatGGATTTATattcagatattaaaaacataaatgtgtACTGAATGTTTACACAGTATATGCTCTGTCTAAAGTTAAAGTCCCAATAACAGCTTTCCTCACCAAAAAACAGATAAGAGAGTCTTGGCCAAACCTACCTTCGTAAGTGTAATTAACAACCCTCTGATAGAGGTGACAATGATTATTCCAACGAGAATAAAGGAAATGTGTTGAGACCAGAATTTCACCTGTATCAACGACAGAAATACAGTTAAGTTTCTAACACCACATTGTATAGCTGCCAATTCTTCAggatctttttgttttctaactgtACCGATATCCATTGCACGGACATTTATATAACGGACATTTTCACAATTATAACAGCAATCGATTACTTTTAACACACAAGAAATACAGATATAGCTTACACAAATCACAAAGAACCCTGTACTTATAGGGATAGATTTAAAAAGTGCAAATTACAGAACATCTACGTGTACAGGCAAATGTAATTACTCTGCAGATAAATGTATTCATCTAAGCAAGACAACTAGCATGTTTCTATTTGCCCAAAACAAGCAAGCACATCACTGCCTCTCTGGCAAGATCACATTACCCTCCCAGTATAatatcagtttaaaaacaaagttcgtggtgcattttcctttcctcttcaatAAGTCGGAAGTCAAAGATGCATTCTCAGGGCTCTATGACTCCTACGTTATTAGTAGTATGATTTTGTTTACTTAAGGTAGGAATTACTGAAAGGGGTGTAAGGATTAATAAATTCTCACATCAAACTGGATTCCCAAATAATTTACAGTGATCTCAATTCCTCTTGTGACTGGATCTGTCTTCCCCACACGGTCAAAGACAATATTGATAGTTGCCTGCAAGACAGAGATGGATTTAGATTCAAACAAGTACATAAAAAGCACACCTCACTGCTACCTGTGAGACTCTTGCTTTGCATCACTaaggaggggagcagcagctgagtAGTCTAAGAAGGTGCAAAACTACACACACCTAAGAAATACTTGTCTAAGGTTCTCCAAAAAGACAGATGCagagctttattaaaaaaaaaaaaaagtgttattttcattcagaatttCCAGAAGCAAAATTTTAAGGAGACTAAAGCCTTACTTAATGCAGTGCACATATAGCATAATCTATATGTAGGGGGAGACACTTGCATATGTCCACATAAAACACAGTAAATCATTTACATACCATGAAGATTTTCCAGACACAGTAGATGGAGAAAAAGTAccccagaaaattaaaatattttccctggaAAGTTTTGGAGTACTCTATTCTCTCCTGGAGATAcaaaagggaggagggggaaacagaacacaaagaaaaatatcattacCATGATCACCCACAACATAAAACCATACATTTTAATGGTGCACCAACAGTGGCAACTACAGCTTTATCCTTCTACACCTCTTAATTCAAAGGTTTCTGAATGACTTTAGAAACAAGGGGCATGCTCCAGTGTATatcaaaactggaaataaaCTGCCATCTAGACCCCAAACTAAAGAAGCGGATTCTCACTCCACTGCATCACATTTCAACATTCACCTGCTAAACAGGTTTCAATGTCTTGTAACATACATTCTCTTTCAAGCCACTCTGGCCCTCAGCGCCCATCTGGGCAGTTACTTTGGTTTGTACCTTTGTTGCATGCAGGTCAGCAGTTTCCAGAAAAAGCTGCTGACTCAGCTCTTCTAGGGCATCCACTTCTTGCTGGATAAGGGACAGATCTGGCAAACCAGCATAGTCAAGGCTAGAATACATCAcaaattcttaattaaaaagaaaacattccctGCCTTCACCCCAAGATCCACATCTAATGGTTTGACTACCTTTTTGATCCAGATCAATTTTCTTATTCAGTCTTAGTGCTCCTTGCACCAAGGGTCCTAATGCACCCAAAGAAATCTCAAGGATACCTATCTTGCACAGTACTCCGTTTTAAGAAGGCAGGTAACAGACAGCAGTTAGGCAGTTACACAACAAGCTCTTTATTCCTCTGCCTAGGGAACACAGTGCAGAACCATCGCTCTCTAAGACCACTTCTCCAAAGTGATCAGTATCCCTTGTCATCAGAGTACATTATAAGTCACTCTCCCATCatcttcaaaaccaaaaccactgaGTAACTGCCCCAGGAAATTAGTGATTATTATGAAAAGTCTAGTAAAATtgcaaattttgattttaacagccagtggaaaaggagaggaagagtaCTCCTTGGCCTTAAATACGCAAACTGAGCATTTGAAATGGTCTGGCAGAAATTCTTGGTAGGCAAAAGCAAGTtagagaaatacagagaatCGTAAATGTCCATAAATTCCTTCTATCCCTTTCACATAGGCAGAACAACTTCTGTTCATCTGCTCCTATCCACCTTTTTGTCAAACTGCTCATGGCTTGCCAACTTGCCAACACAGCCAAAAAGCCAGCTATGGGCTAGGTAAATTATTCCTGCACCTCAGACAGTGCTGTTGTTTTGCCCAAGTATGCCACAGATCCTCCACTCTGGAAGACTATATTTcaagttatgaaaaaaatatgcatacagGTAAGTCGTGTGAGCCAAGGATACATCAGAATAGAAAACTGCCTCCACTCCAGTGTTGTGACAGGGTAGACATCTGCAATGTGACACAGCAAGTGCGTACATATGTCCTGCAACCTGCTGTACACCTCGACTGTGGTGATGTAACAGCACATTTATATGGTCGGGCAGCAGCATACAACTCCCAAGTGTCTCAGTAAAACTGTGTGTGCAACCCCTGGGCAAAAGGTGAGACAATGCATTGCTAGAGATTGAACTTCCCAGGAGCCATGGAACCTTTCACTCTGCCTTTAGAAAGTGTTGAAACAAGTGCTTCATAACCTGCCTATCTAAGGCtcttcctttcaaaagaaatgaagacttGGAGCCGCCTCCCAGCATGCAGATGAAGGATACTTTCACTGCCGGCAACAGATGTTGTAACACTTTTTATCATTCCCCAGAAGCCAGTGGGTTTGTTGTGCACTTCTCCTCTCTGGAACATTGTCCTGTGAGCCACTGCTATCctgcaagaacagaaaacacaagtcTTTAGGAATAAAGTCtttttatagaaaagaaaaagagaaaaaaaatcatcaacaaCCGAAAAAAACAGTTCCTCAGAAGACACTGTTAAACTAAATTCACTGCAAACAGATGccccctttttatttccctAACCACCAATCTTGCTTCATAACATTATCTTGATTAGCTCTGGAATAGAGCCCAGATCTAATCAAGCAAGATTCAATGAGACACTTCCTAAGACTTCTATTCAGAATTCTGCTTCAACGCCTAAAGAGATTTAcatccaattaaaaataaatattcaaatggCTTTCTCAGTCACGTGATTAGCCACTTTCTTCAAACACATGACTGTGCTATCTCAAATTTAGGAATTGGAAGAATTCTCATACCCCTCTCTCCCCTTGGACACCTCTATCATGTTCCGCCTCCTCCACAGAAGTGTGAGCACTGGGTGGTTTGCAGCAGCACTCTCTGATATGCTGTCACTCACTACTAGGCTGCATGACAAGCTCTTATGAAGCAGAAACACATAAATCCATTATTGGACTGAACCACTGGATGCTCACAGTGAACTTAACATGACTTCTAAAACTCATCCAATactacagcagcagctgcataTTGTCCCTCACACTCTCACGTGCACTGCAGCATAATTCCTAAAAGCAGTGCTGGCTTCTGGCCTTGCTACCTCACGTTTCTCTCCACTGAGATTTGTGAGCCAGCTATCCATCTACTCCTCAACTGAAAACTATTCATAGGATTGTCAAGACGATACAGTTTGACAGTGTTTGGGCCCTTTTTTGTAGCTGCAGCCAGCATCGCTAAATTTGGCACCAAGCCCTCTTCAAGGTTGTTGATAAGCagtgtaataaaaaataataataaatcacttcttcacacacagaagaaacacCCATGGGGCACTCCTCACAGCACATATGCCCATAGACTGCAAATAACAGAGATCTAAAATAATCTAATTCCTCGCAGTAGCTGCAAAATATAAGcaagaactgcatttttaatccTTGTTATCTTCCCAGTACGTGATTCCCCCTTTCCATCCCAAATGAACAACAGCATTGCAGCAAAACTGCATCTAAGTCAAGGTGAAGTATGATACATGTGATATATCCATTTCAGGTGCTCTGATTTGACTTTGGTATGAGGTAACATAAAGCAACGGTGTCACATAACTTAGGCGTTTTAAACTTGAGCTTTAATTATGCAAAGTCTGCAAGGATGAGCATAAAGAACCTCCAAGCTTAGAGGCAAGTTTTCATAATGCTTCAATGAAACACACAGGAAGGACAAAACAATAATTCCTGCGCAAAAAGGATTAGTGAAAACAACTTTCAACAACTATCTCCAGAAAATGCTAGTCCCAGACATCCTTACTTTTAACCCAACGTGACCCTCCCCCAGATCAGAGGTCCAAAAACGCTGTACAAAAGAGCAGTTGGAAGCAGCACTACCCAGAAATCTTTCAGCTCCAGTGCCAGTATGTTATTATGCTCCCAGTCAATTATATCAATCAATTAAACCtctccatttaaataaattctctCTCTACTTACTGTCTCACACATCGCCACACATACTGAGTTAACATTTGTTCACCACTTAACATTtccaaaagggaagaaagaagatatGCTTTGACTACACTTTCATATGCTAATACTGATCAGCACATATGCATGCTGGTGACTAATTCAGCAAGGTTATGCTACCTTGTAATATGCTTGTAATACGTTAAAAGGTTCCATTAAGACATCAGTGCACCAAAAGTAAAGATTTGGGGGTTGCCGTGAGAATTCAGTGTCAGACATACAAACCTTTGAAGTGACGTGGATAATTGTATTTATTCCGTATAACTGGTAAGGCACAAAATATGCCATTTGTTACAGCACACAAAAATTCTTTTAGTGTAAATGCAAGTgcactgttttctgaaagtagCTTTTTCACTTGGGGTACAGGGAATAAGTTAGATGAACAAAAGCAGAGTTCTGGCAGCATGCCTGTGCACTACACTACATTCACATTAGCAACGTTTTGCGAATCTACTAAACTTAActaatatttttgcaaatggCAAGGTTTACATAGCTGTGTCCACACCAGCTCACTAGCATGCTTCAGCTTTGACCTGGAAACTTCAATATGTGTGAACTAATTGCTGTACCAAAACTGCCAGTAAGAGAGACCAACTGTGGTGGATTTAGGGTCACTTGTTCATCAGGAGAGAAAAGTACACGTCTTAGACTAGTCAAGTTGCCATCAGAGAGTTAGAACTTGTCTGGGAAGCCTAATCTGTGCCACTGTGGTAAGAAAGGGTGCTATTAGAGcacaggactggaaaaaaacCAAAGTTGCATGTCAGGCCAAAATGAGGTGGGAGCTGTGCGGTTCATTCAGCCACCTGACTCACTGGAACATCTAGCCCTGACAAGACTAAAAATTTTGGTAATTTGAAGATTATCTTACACCATACTGACTGCAAACCCCTGAAATGAATCATTTCGTGCTACTGCTGACttctcacctttttttcttgctaacaATCATGTCCATAGTCTGAAGGAGTCGTCGCTCCAAAGCAAGAATATCTGCATCTGTCACATTCCTGCAAAATGGAGACACCCAGTTAGGCCTGCTATCCCATTTCAGGGGAAACATGCTCATGGaacaaggaagagagaaacttGTATGAACAGAACACACTCCAGTGATGGAAAATGGCAATAGCTAGAGTCAGCATACTtagagcacagaaaacaaaaaattgtcaCAAAACCCTTAAGGACGggaaaaaggcaacaaaacaaaacacttcagtcaatccaacaggaaaagcagaagaataatCTCAAAAGGTGGACAAAGCATTTCACAAGGCTGCAATTACCTGAGAAAGTAGGACATGTACGTGTATGGACAGTTGACAGCACCAAATCCTGACAGCAAAGCCATGAGTGTCACCCCAATCACACCCACGCGGCTGATGAGCTGTTCTATAGACAGAATTCCTGCGAGATGAGAAACACAACATCAGTAACCAGTTGCTCTCTTCATTCTGCTCCACAGTTGGTGCCTTCATGAAACCACACACATACAGAGCTGTCTAATGAAACCAGCTACCTTCACACTGCAATGACCAGAGGTAATATGAAGTATAGACAGCAAGtatgaaaacaaagaggtgACTTTTCTGATGGAGACTTTCTACCATGTTTAAAAACAGGGATGGGAAACTCAGGCTATGAAGAAGCTTCAGAGAGATCTGAAGGGGACTAATGGTCAATGCTGTGGTCCTAAATTATTAAAACGCTAGTGATTGGACTTTGTTGAGGTGGGAAGACAGATCATCTGCCAGACACTATAAAGCAGGCATCTTCAGCAAAGCCACTTCTGCAAAAAACAGGATTAGAGTTACCAAAGGAGTTGCTCCTGGCAAACTGGCCCAAAAAAACCTCTCTGGACCACAGCAAGGAAGCCCTATCCTGCCAACCATCAGACACCCTCTCCGTATCTGCTGTAACTCGTGCTTGTAAGTCAGTAGAGGTGAGCACAAAGCAGGCATTCTATCTGAGCACAAGGTGaactttaaaacacattttcattaacGGCATGAATGTCAAGCCTGTGCTGCAACCAGCAGCAAGCACTGAGATCGCTTTTATTCTTCCCAGCCTACACAGACCTCCACTCGTCTTCTCAGGACACAGTGCCACGTGCTATTATTAAGCATCACTCACTTTTTAGAGAGCTACTTATAGAGTAGCTGCTACACACAGCACATTTGGAGCTTACATGGTTGGAAAGCTGAGATGGCCAAGCGCCAAGCCACATTTCATGCTTCAGAGAAGGGGAATAAAtgatgaaaacacagcaaaaggaCTTGACAAAGGGAGACCGAGACACACAGTCAtgtgcagctgcacagagaTTTACACCAGCTACAGAATGTGCTACAACATACTGGCCTTTTGCCCCACACTCTGTCAGATAGCAGCAGTTAAAACAGAGGTGCCTTCAAAATGATATGACATTCCACCAGCTACAGCAATGCTCCCCCATAACACTCACAGCATCCCTGCTCTTGTGATCAGGTCACATAAAACACATGCTTGATAAACTCAGATGAAGATAAGAGTCTTATACCAGTATGTAATCCAAGCAAAGAATAACCTTCTCTCTACATTGAGCTCCCAAACTCAAGTCTACAAAGTCATACTGCTTCCGACACAGAGCCCTGGTGCCTGGTGcatttcccagctgcagcacagtgcCAACACCATCCCCAGGTAAAGCAATTCCAACTCAGGAAGCCAGTGCATGTACTTTAAAGGGCCTCCACGACAGGATCCTACACATCTGAATCAGGACAAAGCCCTGCCATAGCCTTGTCAGTACACGTAGGacagcagcaccccagcagTATTGCAGGAAAAAAGTTTAGAATCCTTTCCTCTTAGCTTCTGCCTACACCTGGTAGGATAAGGCACTGTATAGCTGTTAAGTGGAGGTACTACCTTGtaaagcagaagataaaaaacagaaacaagagaaaCACTACCAGTTATGGAAATCTGCAGTCGTTACTCAATTCCACAGAACCTTTTCAGCAGTCTGAACTGGGATTACCTAAACCCTATGGCTAAACTCCTATTGGGTTATTATATTCTGCCAACTCAAGCTCCTTCTGCAGTTGAAGTAGATACACTTTTTTCTTGGCAATGAAACACTGTGCAGAGTGATCTGTGCTATTTACAAGCTACTGTACTTCATTGGCAAATGACACAATTATAAAACACAGATACATACTTTCTCTTAGGTAACTTTTAGGATCAGAGAGGAAAGGGTGAGCAGACCCTACAGCAATTGGTATCCTTCGATTTTTAACCTTATAAATGAGTACCGAATAAAGTAGCCTCACAAAGAACAGAGAGATTAAGCTGATGGATATCTATGCTGACAGACATGTTAACCAATTTGAGTGAAACTGTCTGAATCTCTCCTGTTGAGAAAACATAGAAACAATTCTCTGGCACTGGGGATAATGGCAGGATAAGTTACACAGGAAATCCAGGTAACAACTAGTCCTTTCTACAGTCTTGTAAGGCACACCCAGGTGCTCAAAAGATTCAGTTATGCACGTGCTAACAAGATCTGTCGGACCCCACCTATTTCAGGTCCACACAGTATCTTCACACTATAAATATTCTTGGTTCCATGAGCACAATGCAGAGATACCCAAGCTAATTCTGCATATAAATAGCTCCGGTATCCAGCAGGACTTATCAACTCACATTCTAGTACCATGCAATTGTGCTGTCTTCGGACTCAGGTGGTGTACGAAGCTGTACCAAAGCTAATATGCCCTGCCAGACACGTTGCTAGCTACAGTCTAAATAGCTCTGGTGTTTGGAACTCTGCCATATTTCATCAACTGGCCTGTCAGCCACCTATGCTAAATTGATCTGATTTcagtcacaaagaaaaaaagatattcagaCTGACAACAATCAGATGAAGGATTGCTTGTCAATTCTATTCTTAGAGTACATTAGtctccacaagaaaaaaaaaaaaaaagtgaagaaaaactgcaatCAACTTGTAACCATAAAACGTCATACATTTTGTGGAGATGAAGGAAACTGCTCAAAAAGTAGAGTGTTCCTGCACACCTTAGGCCGTTAGGACTCGTTCACTTCCCTAAAGTTTTCCCGTGGTACTGGAAGAAAACTTACGCAAATAAATCAGGTATATCCAACTATTTCTGTCTGACAACCTTCAGATTCTATATTTCAAATCAGACCGAGTTGCAAGAACTACTTTCTACAGTCCCAAATGTAGAGCTAAGACAACACAATTAAAGCTCCAAGATAAAGGTCTGATTAGCAAAGACTGTTTTCAGGAGGAAAGGGATGAACAAGAATATGAAACTCACCATGTTTCGGGCTGAGAATGGGAAATGGATCCCCCAGCTTccagaagaaatacatgaaTGTCAACCACAGAACGCACGCAAAAAGTAGTTTCTGTCTGTGCActaatggaaaggaaaaaacaaaaacagcgctttaaagaagttcttcctttAAGGCTTTTTCAAGCTTGAAAAATCACTAAACATTAGTCCAAGGGCTGCTTTGAACACAGGTGGCCAAAACAGGTGCCACCTGACAGACTGAGAGCTAACAGTATGCACTTCTCTGCCAAACTCCTGCTGGAGACACCACCACCTTTTGTAAGAGCTAACACAGAGACACAACACTTTGGCTTTTCCCTAAAGATGCACAAAGATGGCTGCACTGTGAACAGGGAACCACTCAGCTGCATCTGTCTTGTGTGACACTGAACATGAAACTTGGAAACTTCACCTTAATGCCAATACTCCCAACCTATATACCTGAGCGTGATGAATATCAATAGCTCAAGGTTAAATGTGCATTAGCACATGGAAGAGGCCTCAACCAgacagcagtaagaaaaaaaaaatcaagggtAATGTATTTAGCTTTTCTGCCTTATTTCTTTCACCCCTTAACAGAACAACACAGGCTTGCCAAGGTCTCCAGGGCTTGGCTGCAAGCTTAAAATTGTCAAGGAACAAATTCCAATAACATTACTCCCAAGCACCAATCTTTGTCAAAacccagaaagaaaagctaCGTGTGTTGGGGTCAGGTGAAGTATCCCCTAACTATTCAATAAACAGCCAATGCTCAGGCACTGAGTTCCAGACAGAAGTTAACTAGCCAGGACAAAGTTAGGGGAAGGACGGAAACACAGGAATAGCAACCAACACATCTCTCTCTCGAAAAGAAAGAGTCTCATTTGAATACATGGTCTCAAATTAGCAGCCCCACTGCATAAACCAAGTACTCACATAATCTGATATTGCTCACAACAAAGTAACCGATGTAGAAGGGTACCATGAAGACTAGGATAAGCAAAATGACACACAGGTTCAGCTTCCAGTGAAAATATCGAGAGctaaaacaaagccaaaatacAGATCAGCACACTATAACACAGCAAATTGCTCAAAGAATCACATCTCAATGAAATCCTTGCAACTAAATCATACATTGGATAGTATTGGCCTAGCATGTAGCATattctgttggttttgtgtgtttttttttccaccatgcACAGCTCAAGAATGTGTATTTCAAAACTAACAACTACCCAGTAAAATCCACTGaactattttcaaaaatactctATTTTCTAAAGTGATTAATGCTGTTTGCATCATGATTCATCTGGTGTACTACTTGTCTAGTTGAACATTAGGTCAAAATGAAGTATAAGAAATAATTAACTTTGTAATGAATGGCTGAGTCAAAAAGGGCTAATTCaaatagaaaagattaaaaatacttaatgtTCATAACTCaatatgttttgtttcaaagtgaATTTTCTCACATACAAGACATTGCAAagaatttaaaacacacacacacacaatcagTACTCCTCTGACCAAAAGATATTAGCCAAATCGAGAAGAGATTCATCTTGGTTGAATTGACTTTTCACTTAGTTTTCACAAAACAATACATGTCCAGTTCCCAATACACACTCATACCCTGTTCATTCCTCAGGGAAGAAGAACTTCAGAGGATCCATGTCACCTCTCCCCTAGCTAATTCAGAGGCAGACATTTTCATCTACACTGATTTCCAGCCCTTTGTTGAAACTCATGAAAGCATTCTCCACAGTGATCTCTCTGGCTGCAAGCTCTACAGATTAATAACATGCAGTCAAAACTACCATTACCTTTTATCAGTTTTGAACTTCGCGCCTTTCAACTCCTTTGATTGCTCCCTTAG
This genomic window from Cygnus olor isolate bCygOlo1 chromosome 1, bCygOlo1.pri.v2, whole genome shotgun sequence contains:
- the GPR89B gene encoding Golgi pH regulator B isoform X1 — encoded protein: MSFLIDSAIMVTSQVLFFGFGWLFFMRKLFKDYEVRQYVVQVIFSVTFAFSCTMFELIIFEILGVLNSSSRYFHWKLNLCVILLILVFMVPFYIGYFVVSNIRLLHRQKLLFACVLWLTFMYFFWKLGDPFPILSPKHGILSIEQLISRVGVIGVTLMALLSGFGAVNCPYTYMSYFLRNVTDADILALERRLLQTMDMIVSKKKRIAVAHRTMFQRGEVHNKPTGFWGMIKSVTTSVAGSESLPDLSLIQQEVDALEELSQQLFLETADLHATKERIEYSKTFQGKYFNFLGYFFSIYCVWKIFMATINIVFDRVGKTDPVTRGIEITVNYLGIQFDVKFWSQHISFILVGIIIVTSIRGLLITLTKFFYAISSSKSSNVIVLLLAQIMGMYFVSSVLLIRMSMPLEYRTIITEVLGELQFNFYHRWFDVIFLVSALSSILFLYLAHKQAPEKHMAL
- the GPR89B gene encoding Golgi pH regulator B isoform X2, with product MSFLIDSAIMVTSQVLFFGFGWLFFMRKLFKDYEVRQYVVQVIFSVTFAFSCTMFELIIFEILGVLNSSSRYFHWKLNLCVILLILVFMVPFYIGYFVVSNIRLLHRQKLLFACVLWLTFMYFFWKLGDPFPILSPKHGILSIEQLISRVGVIGVTLMALLSGFGAVNCPYTYMSYFLRNVTDADILALERRLLQTMDMIVSKKKRIAVAHRTMFQRGEVHNKPTGFWGMIKSVTTSVAGSENLSLIQQEVDALEELSQQLFLETADLHATKERIEYSKTFQGKYFNFLGYFFSIYCVWKIFMATINIVFDRVGKTDPVTRGIEITVNYLGIQFDVKFWSQHISFILVGIIIVTSIRGLLITLTKFFYAISSSKSSNVIVLLLAQIMGMYFVSSVLLIRMSMPLEYRTIITEVLGELQFNFYHRWFDVIFLVSALSSILFLYLAHKQAPEKHMAL